Sequence from the Toxoplasma gondii ME49 chromosome Ib, whole genome shotgun sequence genome:
GCTGGTACGATATACAGATTACCAATCAGGTCGGCCTCCGCCAGTGAAAAAAGATGAGAAACGAATTGGTCCGTGGAAAACCGAGACACAAAACGCTGAAACACAGGCGCTCGAGAGAAACCGCTATTCAAGcaggcgggagaggcgaacgACGACGCAGAAGTGACCGCTACTACTATGGAGGATCAAGCGTGCCTGGAGGGGCAAAATTCGATAGACGACACAACCGCAAAATGTCAAGTCCCTCATTGAACCTTATCGACGGATGATTCATAGTCTTCGAGGACATGCAGATTCGGAAAAACTCTGGTcctgcgaagaaaaagggggGGAAAGCCGACGAGTGGTATGGCATCAGTCGTAAATACGGGTTGGTGTGTAGCTGGTGTCGATGTGATTCGGTCTCAATACGGTGCGCCGATAGGAAACCCGACCGGTGGTTCCCGTCAGTTTTTGCGCTAAAAAGACTGGGGATTTGCGTGAGCAAGAGAGGGGCAAAATCTGTGCACTTGCTGCTCAAAAAATGAGCAATGAAACCAGCAGTTGGGACGAGGGAAACGATTGCTGGTACCGGGAACGTCAGCACACCGAAAACAGATCGATACAGCGACACAATCGATCATTTTCAACGGGAAGGCGCCGTTTCTTCACGCGTGGAGCATTTGCACGACCGCAGACTCTCAAATCGCCCCACGAATATGTTGATTTTTCAACCCGAAGGTTCACAGGTGACCTTCCCTCATCCCCACTTCCGTGCAGCGCTAGATAGACACAGAATTCTACTTGTTGATAGCGCTCGGGCTGTACGGTAAGTGCACGCGGATACTGGCAATGAAGCTTCGTGTTACCCGACACAGAGCCATCCTGAGAGAACACTGATGCATGTCTGATAAAGTGGAGGCCACAGAAGAGCCACACTGGGAAGCACGGAAAGGCGGTGAGTCTTGTTTTTTAAAAAGTTGTCACAGGCTGTTTCTGTGATAGTTTTCAGCCCTGAAAGAAACCGGGTGCGGCACGCGGTCGCTGCCGCACATGAATGGTGTGGAATTGTGAAGACTAGGACGCCGTTGGGGAACTCCAGGGTTCACAGGCTCTTTCTTCCGTGAATTGTTCGTGGGAACACCTGGCTATGGCGCATTACCAAACTTTGAAAGCAGGTAAAATGCCATGGCACGATTGAGGCTGCGGCAACGTGGCTCGACAGCGCTATGGTCCATGCATTCTCTCCAGGGATTCAAGTGCTAAACCTTCGGatgtctttttttcgagtAAATGAAACGTCCCCGAAAACGAGGTGAGTGAAACCGCCTGTTGGCAAGGCTTCCGAGCATGGAGATTGAAGTCCTGACAGGACTTTCGCATTTCGACACACATGAGGGGTTCCTTaatgcagaaaagaaaaaagggcaGACCAACGGCCTGTTTTGCAAACAGCGCCACGGCCTCCCATGGGGCACCAAGCACTAGAGTTGCCAGGCTCAGGAATCACAAGAAGTGTTCGACGAGACTGGCACCAACTCATGCCGTGTCGGGGTGCAGAGGTGCCGCCCACGTTGTCCCGTGAATCGACAAAGCAGTGGAAGACATCCCTTTTATGGTAAGAAAGCAtcaagaaggaaagcggCCGATGAATCATTCGTGACATGCGAAGAGCTTTGAAGTTTCGTTTCCCATCCAGTGCAAAGCCTTCTGATTTCAGCCACCTTGTGCAGATCCCACACAACTTCGTGCCAATGCACATGCTGTAACGGGTTAGAAGCAGCTGCTTATACACCGAACGGTCTCGCATTTGATGTCGATAGAAAACTGTACTGGTCTTAATGCATTGCCCGGGCGCATTCGAAGTCTGGTTCCTCGGCAGTGTTGACCGAGTTAGTTCGCACGGCATTACACCCTTTTGGTCTGATGCCTTGGATCGAACTTACGACGGACACAGAGGGGGTGAGTTCATCTCAAGTCAACTCACAACGGACCATCATATGCATTGCAATGTCTGAGGCAGTGAATTCGACTGCAGTGAACGGCCTTTGGTGTGTGTTAGAAATTTGCAAACAAGACCTGGTAACAGGAACGAATAGCGATCAACCGTCGTGCATGCATTGCCCTACGTTTGCCATTCACCTTCGTGGGTTGGTTCTCCGGAGAGGGAAAAACAAAAGCCTGGCGATGTTTCTGGAGTAATCACTGGAAGATGATGAACTTCTCTGATTCTAGCTGGGCACTGCACCAAGCATTTCATCAGGACCGCTGCCTGTATTGTCGCACGCAACTACAGACAGCGCGAATTTCGAAACACAGAAGGCAACAACATGTATCGGCGACAACATGTGTAGCCCAGTTCTGCTACTTGCTACAGTATATTGCAGGCAAAACACGGGAGTTACAATCCTTTTGTGTGGCACATCTCGTCGTGGCATCACACACCAGCAATCAACAACAGACCCATCGGTTTGCTGCGTGCCGCGGCCTTCTCAGTGACACTCCAGTTTTACGCGCAGTACACAAATTCACCAGTATGACATCCTGTGCGAGCATAGCGACACTTCTGAacatttctcttcctgtttccagTTTATATTTTCCGCAAAAAGGCGCGAAATCGTCTCTTGGGGAATCTCGTTTGCAGAACAGCACGCATGCATGGGCTGGCTGCGTGCCCCCCAGTTGTGCAAGACAGGCGGCAACTTTCACCAGACACACTTTGAAGCCTGTTTTCGGAGTCGCGCCGAGACCCAAcagcgtttctcctctttctaCTGCGCACTTTGTCTGTCGAAAATCCACCCTTTATGTTCTACATACGTCGGCGACAGCGGGGAAAGCGCAGGCCTGTGTGGCATGCTTTCGGTGCGCCACGCTTTTATGTCTTCGCACCCTCACTGAACTGTATAACTTTTGAATGAAACAAAATGGCAGCCTTGCGGCAAACATCTCGGGGAATACTTGGTTTTTCTTCGAGCCTGTGTGCTGTCGGCACCTCCTCTTCAGTCAGTAGTCCCTCACGAGTTCTGTTGTACTGATCGATGGGTCCGCCTCTCGGTTTGCGCACGTGTGGTTATCCCGGGTATTTTGCAGCTTTTTATTCGACTACCTTGGCATTCACTTTTTTGTGCGGCCATCGGGcggttctctgcttctcttgtttccgAAGCTCACCTCAGTTCTCTGTGGAACGCTAGAACTCTCCTCAAAGATATCTTGTATTCCTTATCGTCCCCCACCTACGCGCCGATATtccggaaagaaaacgcggtCCTCGTAGCATTTGCCAAAATGCAGAGACTGAAAAAGAAGTCAACTCTTCCTCGAGCAGCACACGCAGAGACCGGCGTCTTGGGAGGGTCCAAGGTAAGGTGGATTCTGCCGAGTATCACAGAACCCCGAGGCGCAAGAGATGAACAGCAAGGCGGTGCAGTCTCCTTCAATTCCGCGACACTTGTGCCGCGCAACGAAACGTTACACGGTGTTCTACTTTATCTACAGAGCATGTCATTACACGCCACTGTGTCGACTAGAAAAGTGCGTACTATCAGCAGTGGTATAACGTCAAATAGGTAGAAACCGAGTTGTTCCGCTTTTCCCATTTCAGGTGCGAGTATTGGGGTTTCCAGCGTCTCTGTTTGCTTTTCTTGCTTCCATGAGAAGACGCAGCTATGTAGCTCCCTGCTTTCCCTCGATCGTGAGTGTGATCTGGACGTTGTGTTTCCGTGCCAGAAACGACAGGAGCAATATTCCATTTCCTACGAAGCGTATCGGcacttcgccttcttcactgcTCTCTACCTTTCAGTCACGGGGAAACCCGCTGCGGCGCCCGACGTAGTCAGTTGGTAAGGTGCACTGGCGCCTATTCGTTGAGTGACGCCGTCTCATGATAACAAAAAGGAGTTTCTTATGCGGACCGAAACAGTGTCCTGGAGAAGTAGTGAGCCATGTTGATTTCTTGGCTGTTTTGCAATCGCGGCATGTCCACGCGAGCTGAAGCACAGAACGCAACTGTTCACTTGTGGGTTTTGGTGCATCTTAAGAAGAACAAAATCTCCAGAAACCCGCCTTGCCTATGGCCTTGCAcagttctttgttttctAGTTGGCGTGAGTGGTTTTGCGAACTTTTCGATCGCGGTAAGGCTTTATGCTGGCACTTCTCAGCGAGCATGTTTCTGATCTCTACGTTTACAGCCGCCGCCAACAATGCGGTTTTTCGCCCTCTCGAAACATTTGGTGCTCTGAGCTCTTTTTGAACTGATTTCTTTGCATAGAATGACGTTCGCGACGTCTGTGCAGGAACTCGTCATGTCAGTGTGCTCGCGTGGCTGTGTCAACCTTCTGCGAATATCTGTATCATTCGGGCGTGTTTACTGTGTGCAGGTATTTCAAGGAGAAGTGGTACTGCATTCCCTCGGTAagttgtttctcttcagagCGACGCGCAAAGCAAACTGTCTCCTGctgaggaaaaaaggaaaggacCATGGATTCCACGGATAACCTCCGGCGGCGGCAATCCCGCAAGCACACGGACTTGCACTATCCAAGTTGTGTACGCTAGGCGGGTAGACCACCGCGGGAAAGCCGTTTGGGATTTGTTGAAGGCAAAACGCCGGCTTGTGCCAGGCATGAGCTGAGGTGAAATTCCTGTGATGTTGGCTGCGCTGCTTCTGAATCGCGCAATTGCATTTGACTATAGCAGATTGGTATGTTGGGAAGCGACCTTGTGGTGGACGCCACCGTTGGTTTCGGTCGGTGTCTACTCAGGAAATCCCCAAGGCACTCACCTCTCGTGTGTACTTGCGTCTCGTCAACAATCTGATCGTCGACAACTGCGTTGCCGTAAGTTATAATGAACGTGGTGACTCTGTAGGAGCATCGATTCGTGGAGTTCTGCGCAGGAACAGTTGCTCGGGAAACACGAACGCTGTAGTGAGGTTCGATATGTGCCCTCGAATAACGAATTCCTGGAGAGCTGCGATGTAGGCAAACGATACCAGGGAAGATATTTTCGATTCAGTCTGGTTCTCGGCACTGGCAATTCAAGGGTGGTGTTTGCGCGGGTAGTTCAGGCCCCAAGAGGTTTGTGGAAGATCTTTGACTTATCGCGCAAAAGTGGGACAGGCATATCTGCACACTTAATTCAtttggagagacgagaagagacgtgatcggaggagacagaggaaactgCACCACAAGCGGGTGTCGTTGGTAGTCGTTGCATTCGTAGTCTGAATGCATTTCCGTCGGTTTCCACACAGTCGCTTTCGACATCCCCCCTGTGTCTCAACTTTGGATTTCTCTCCGCCCGCTACGCAGGTCACCGGTGAGGACGACGACGGAATTCCTTGTCTagaagagggaaagatgTTTCCGTTGTGGGCGTGGAAAGACGAAGTGTTTGAGTTCGACAGCAAGTCGCAACACGCTCACCGCCATTTTCACTCGTGAGTGGATGGACTGTCACTAACACGAAATGCAGAAAAATTCTCAGTTTCCCTGTCTCACAAAGCATCTTCATACAATGGCGAGGAGCTGCCAAAGAAAAATGGTATGCGAAAAAGAGTCGAGACATAAAACGAAAACATTTCGATTGTGCAAACAGGTCGCGGGTGATGCCTACTGTGCATACGGGCGTCGTTGCTAGAAGTGAAGAGGGCTGCCAGTGAAAAACGAGGGTTCTCGGCGAACTGCTGTAGTGTGGAGAGAGTGATGTTCCCGGCGGATAATTTCTTACGGCTAGGCAGTATGCGGGTGTTTTTTATGGCTCTTGCAATTTGCGGTGCCATAAGTGACATCGATCATCTCGACCTTCTTGCTAATGGAGGGGACTTCCCGTAGTTGATTTGTTTGGGGCTCCTCCGACAAACTCTCCTCAGGTGTTCAAGAAAATAAATTTTCACCGTTTCTTGTGCCATAAAAGTTGCGAAAAGCAGCATACTAAACCTTGGCGCACGAATCTTACGCGTGTGCAAACTATTAAGAGCACGGTTTTTGTGAAGACCGCCTGGTCCGGCCATCAGGAAGGAAGCACATTTCCAAGAACTcgaggcagaaaggaaaTAATTTGAACATTTCTTCGATTGGAAACAGTTTCATTTTGATCGCAAGCTGTAGAAGAAGCTCATCAGGGAGTCCACTCGTGCATACAGGCCCATTCGATCGTAGCATGCGAGGAAACATCAGGGAGTCTGTCAGTGGTCACACCACCGGCAGGCGAGCCACGGTTTCGAATTTGATTTGTTTGTATTGATGATAGTAGTGTATGACGCAGTATCCATTATCATGGAACCCAGTAATTTCGCAACCGACAGACTGTAACTCCGGACCCCCGCACAAGCTCTGGCAGACTGGAAGCCCTGCAACCGAGAAGTCTGAGGCCGAGACGTCACGACGCGGTTCTTTCAATAGGGAAGCGGAGGGTGCGTCACAAAGAAAAGCGTCTTTCTATGGATTAGCAGTGCATAGGGCAACTATAATGGCTGGGAGCAAACCTCCGGTACGTGTTAGTCATCATTTTCCTCCACGGTAGAGTAAGAGACGGCACCTTGAATCATGAACACACGACATTGAGGTGTTGCGAGCCGCATGGGCGAATATTAGAGGCGATCTAGTCACCCGCAAAGTTTTGACATGGGAATGGCAATACAACAGTTCAGACAGGTCCTATATTTAGGAAGTAATGATGCCGAG
This genomic interval carries:
- a CDS encoding hypothetical protein (encoded by transcript TGME49_209900); this encodes MQRLKKKSTLPRAAHAETGVLGGSKKRQEQYSISYEAYRHFAFFTALYLSVTGKPAAAPDVVSWYFKEKWYCIPSEIPKALTSRVYLRLVNNLIVDNCVAVTGEDDDGIPCLEEGKMFPLWAWKDEVFEFDSKSQHAHRHFHS